A DNA window from Aestuariispira ectoiniformans contains the following coding sequences:
- a CDS encoding error-prone DNA polymerase has product MRDYVELQTTSNFSFLRGASHAEELVLAAKIQELHGLGLTDRNSFAGVVRAHITAKDHGLPYYPGVRLDLQDAPSLLCYPTDRAAYGRLCRLLTVGKRRAPKGECEIYLEDVAAHAEGSLFIAVQPICPEAGFGKKLHILKEAFGDRLWLSINRHYDGFDDARLAFTEKAEKELGVPAVATNDVHIHEAARKPLLDVVTCIREGCTLDEAGFRLFPNAERHVKSGAKMAALFPGHPEWLDRTLEIAGQLRFTLDELRYEYPNEGLDGETANERLNRLAWAGAQNRYPEGVPDKVRHALTQELELVGRVAYEPYFLTVHDIVAFAKGEKILCQGRGSAANSVICYCLGITEVDPAKHKLLFARFISEERKEPPDIDVDFEHERREEVIQHIYNRYGRERAGLTATVITYRSRSAVREVGKVFGLSEDSLTKLAKTVWGSGSKGVDPGHVQEAGLRPDEPRVEAVLGLSEQLIGFPRHLSQHVGGFVITQGPLVELSPVANAAMRDRTTIEWDKDDIDALGILKVDVLALGMLTCMRKSFALLQAHKRRPMDLTSFRAANDESTYKMLQKADSIGVFQVESRAQMSMLPRLKPKEFYDLVVEVAIVRPGPIQGGMVHPYLRRRQGLERVSYPSEELKSVLARTCGVPLFQEQAMEIAMVAAGYTASEADQLRRAMATFKRTGQIGNHRDKFISGMLANGYDEDFAERCFRQIEGFADYGFPESHSASFALLVYASAWMKCHHPDVFVCALLNSQPMGFYAPAQLVRDAYNHGVPVRPIDVNYSQWDNSLEDPPPRGYHALRLGFRQIKGFSEHDALAIAINRPPGGYQDLYLMARQTGLSPYALEKLAEADAFGSLGMSRRDALWAVKRFGSGRKAPPALPLFDAAVNRTHNMAVSAEFGPEDAVVLPEMSQAEEVIEDYTTLRLSLRSHPVALTRDWLNQANVRRAIDLPKLEDGIKATHAGLVIVRQRPGTASGVVFLTMEDETGLANIVVWSKVFEKYRSVLMTAPMIGVTGKLQREDRVTHLVAEKIVDLTPLLNRLSGDSNLETRPMRHPRNFSITAKRRSKEETISLDRLTEELSVSGKSRPNRLKVDSHDFH; this is encoded by the coding sequence ATGCGTGACTATGTTGAATTACAAACCACCAGCAATTTCAGTTTCCTGCGCGGGGCCTCCCATGCGGAAGAATTGGTCCTGGCCGCCAAAATCCAGGAATTACACGGTCTGGGCCTGACCGACCGGAACAGCTTTGCCGGTGTGGTTCGCGCCCATATCACTGCCAAGGACCATGGCCTGCCATATTATCCGGGTGTCCGGCTGGACCTGCAGGATGCGCCTTCCCTGCTTTGCTATCCCACCGACCGTGCGGCCTATGGCAGGCTCTGCCGGTTGCTGACCGTTGGCAAGCGCCGTGCGCCCAAGGGTGAATGCGAGATCTATCTGGAAGATGTCGCCGCCCATGCGGAAGGCAGCCTGTTCATCGCGGTCCAGCCGATCTGCCCGGAAGCAGGTTTTGGCAAGAAGCTGCATATCCTGAAAGAGGCCTTCGGTGACCGGCTATGGCTTTCCATCAACCGCCATTACGACGGTTTCGACGATGCCCGCCTCGCCTTCACCGAAAAGGCCGAAAAGGAGCTTGGCGTTCCGGCAGTCGCCACCAATGACGTCCACATCCATGAGGCCGCGCGCAAGCCGCTGTTGGATGTTGTGACCTGCATCCGGGAGGGCTGCACCCTGGACGAGGCCGGTTTCCGCCTGTTCCCCAATGCGGAGAGGCATGTGAAATCAGGCGCGAAAATGGCCGCCCTTTTTCCCGGCCATCCGGAATGGCTGGACCGGACGCTGGAAATCGCCGGTCAATTGAGGTTCACTCTGGATGAGCTGCGTTACGAATACCCCAATGAAGGGCTGGACGGCGAAACCGCGAATGAGCGCCTCAACCGTCTGGCCTGGGCCGGTGCCCAAAACCGCTATCCGGAGGGTGTGCCGGACAAGGTTCGTCATGCCCTGACCCAGGAATTGGAACTGGTCGGACGTGTGGCTTACGAACCCTATTTCCTGACGGTTCATGACATTGTCGCCTTTGCCAAAGGTGAGAAAATCCTCTGCCAGGGACGCGGGTCCGCCGCCAATTCGGTGATCTGTTATTGCCTCGGCATCACGGAAGTGGACCCGGCAAAACACAAACTGCTTTTCGCCCGTTTCATCAGTGAGGAACGCAAGGAACCACCCGATATCGACGTGGACTTCGAACATGAACGCCGCGAAGAGGTGATCCAGCATATCTATAATCGCTATGGCCGGGAGCGCGCCGGGCTGACCGCTACCGTCATCACCTATCGAAGCCGCAGCGCCGTGCGCGAGGTGGGCAAGGTCTTTGGCCTGAGCGAAGACAGCCTGACCAAACTGGCCAAAACCGTCTGGGGCAGCGGCTCCAAAGGCGTTGACCCCGGTCATGTGCAGGAAGCCGGTCTTCGGCCCGACGAACCACGGGTCGAAGCCGTGCTGGGCTTGAGTGAACAACTGATCGGCTTTCCCCGCCACCTGTCCCAGCATGTGGGCGGTTTCGTCATCACCCAGGGGCCGCTGGTGGAATTGTCGCCGGTTGCCAATGCCGCCATGCGGGACCGCACCACCATCGAATGGGACAAGGACGATATCGACGCGCTGGGCATCCTGAAGGTGGATGTGCTGGCGCTGGGCATGCTGACCTGCATGCGGAAAAGCTTCGCTTTGCTGCAGGCCCACAAGCGCCGCCCCATGGACCTCACCAGTTTCCGCGCGGCCAATGACGAGTCCACCTACAAGATGCTGCAAAAGGCCGACAGCATCGGTGTCTTTCAGGTAGAGTCCCGGGCGCAGATGTCGATGCTGCCGCGCCTCAAACCCAAGGAATTCTATGACCTTGTGGTGGAGGTTGCCATCGTTCGGCCCGGCCCGATCCAGGGCGGCATGGTCCATCCCTACCTGCGCCGCCGCCAGGGGCTGGAACGGGTCAGCTATCCGTCGGAGGAACTGAAGTCCGTGCTGGCGCGCACCTGCGGCGTGCCGCTGTTCCAGGAACAGGCCATGGAAATCGCCATGGTGGCCGCCGGATATACCGCCAGCGAGGCAGATCAACTACGCCGGGCCATGGCCACCTTCAAACGTACCGGCCAGATCGGCAATCACCGGGACAAATTCATCAGCGGTATGCTCGCCAACGGTTATGACGAGGATTTCGCCGAACGCTGTTTCAGACAGATCGAGGGCTTTGCCGATTACGGCTTCCCGGAAAGCCATTCGGCCAGCTTTGCCCTGTTGGTCTATGCCTCCGCCTGGATGAAATGCCATCATCCGGATGTCTTCGTCTGTGCGCTTTTGAACAGCCAGCCCATGGGCTTTTACGCCCCGGCGCAACTGGTGCGCGACGCCTATAATCATGGCGTGCCGGTCCGCCCCATTGATGTGAATTACAGCCAATGGGACAACAGCCTGGAAGACCCGCCGCCACGCGGCTATCACGCCCTGCGCCTGGGTTTTCGGCAGATCAAGGGCTTTTCGGAACATGATGCGCTGGCCATCGCCATCAACCGGCCACCCGGCGGTTATCAGGATCTTTACCTGATGGCACGGCAGACGGGTCTATCTCCCTATGCCTTGGAGAAACTGGCGGAGGCCGATGCCTTCGGCTCGCTGGGGATGTCGCGGCGGGATGCGTTATGGGCGGTAAAACGCTTCGGGTCAGGGCGTAAGGCACCGCCGGCCCTGCCCCTGTTCGACGCGGCGGTCAACCGGACCCATAACATGGCCGTCTCTGCGGAATTCGGCCCTGAAGACGCTGTTGTCCTGCCGGAAATGAGCCAGGCGGAGGAAGTGATCGAGGATTATACCACCCTGCGCCTGTCCCTGCGGTCGCATCCGGTGGCCTTGACCCGGGACTGGCTGAACCAGGCCAATGTGCGCCGGGCGATTGACCTGCCCAAACTGGAAGACGGGATTAAAGCCACCCATGCGGGTCTGGTCATCGTACGCCAGCGTCCGGGCACGGCCAGTGGCGTGGTCTTCCTCACCATGGAGGATGAAACGGGACTCGCCAATATCGTGGTCTGGTCCAAGGTCTTTGAAAAATACCGCAGTGTCCTGATGACCGCACCGATGATCGGGGTGACCGGCAAGCTACAGCGCGAAGACCGTGTCACCCATCTGGTAGCGGAAAAGATCGTGGATCTGACACCGCTTCTGAACCGGTTGAGCGGCGACAGCAATCTGGAAACCCGTCCCATGCGCCACCCGCGCAATTTCTCCATCACCGCCAAACGGCGCAGCAAAGAAGAGACGATATCCCTCGACAGATTGACCGAAGAATTGAGCGTATCGGGCAAAAGCCGCCCGAACCGTTTGAAAGTGGACAGTCACGATTTCCACTAA
- a CDS encoding substrate-binding periplasmic protein: MLACRYLLVGFLIFAGAMHGSAKAQDSQKKVVLSGIMDNVTHEIVGAVVAAAYERAGIPMEIRWVPAKRALNEANSGRSDGDVGRIEGTEKVWPNLVPVPTPVMVFKAHAYSTNVDAKINDWSDLKPYRIGIIRGIRYSDIATENMQRKEANSPQQLMHLLINNYVDVVVLTDNVAYLTITRDFPKAGIHPVGGLLANQPLYHFVNRRNRKLVARLDAALQEMTASGEIEKIKQRALNEIALSY, from the coding sequence ATGCTGGCCTGTCGATACCTTCTGGTTGGGTTTTTGATTTTTGCCGGTGCGATGCACGGCAGTGCGAAGGCGCAGGACTCCCAGAAGAAAGTCGTGCTGTCCGGTATTATGGATAATGTCACCCATGAAATTGTCGGCGCCGTGGTGGCTGCGGCCTACGAACGGGCGGGAATTCCCATGGAAATTCGCTGGGTGCCGGCGAAAAGAGCCTTGAATGAAGCCAATTCAGGCCGTTCCGACGGGGATGTGGGGCGCATTGAGGGAACGGAAAAGGTCTGGCCAAATCTCGTACCGGTTCCAACACCGGTTATGGTCTTCAAGGCGCATGCCTATAGCACGAATGTTGATGCGAAAATCAACGACTGGTCCGATTTGAAGCCATACCGTATCGGTATTATCCGGGGTATTCGCTATTCGGATATCGCGACGGAAAACATGCAGCGAAAAGAGGCCAACTCGCCGCAGCAGTTAATGCATCTTCTGATCAACAATTATGTCGATGTTGTCGTCCTGACTGACAATGTCGCCTATCTGACAATCACGCGGGATTTTCCCAAGGCGGGGATTCATCCGGTAGGTGGATTGCTCGCCAATCAGCCCCTTTATCACTTTGTGAACCGTCGCAACAGAAAGCTCGTCGCCAGGCTGGATGCCGCCCTGCAGGAGATGACGGCCAGTGGTGAGATTGAAAAAATCAAACAGCGGGCCCTGAACGAGATCGCGTTGTCTTATTGA
- the eda gene encoding bifunctional 4-hydroxy-2-oxoglutarate aldolase/2-dehydro-3-deoxy-phosphogluconate aldolase translates to MTDLVTLQKTVDAMMRRGPVMPVLTIERAEDALPLAEALLAGGISVAEVTLRTGAALAAMEQIAKSLPEMAVAAGTVLEVEQFAQVRDAGATLAISPGYTDALLAASLEIGMPYLPAAATASEVMTLRQRGFKCQKFFPATVAGGMPALKAIGAPIQDVQFCPTGGISESNAADFLSLKNVTCVGGSWIAAGDLVKVGDWAEITRRAKAASQIR, encoded by the coding sequence ATGACTGATTTGGTGACTTTGCAGAAAACCGTGGACGCCATGATGCGGCGCGGGCCTGTTATGCCCGTCCTGACCATTGAGCGGGCGGAAGACGCCCTGCCGCTGGCAGAGGCTCTGTTGGCTGGGGGTATCTCCGTTGCCGAAGTGACGTTGCGCACCGGAGCTGCCCTGGCAGCGATGGAGCAGATCGCCAAATCCCTGCCGGAAATGGCTGTGGCAGCCGGAACGGTGCTGGAAGTCGAACAATTCGCGCAAGTGCGGGATGCGGGGGCGACGCTTGCGATCAGCCCCGGTTATACCGATGCGCTGCTGGCGGCATCGCTTGAGATTGGAATGCCCTATCTGCCTGCCGCCGCCACGGCGTCGGAAGTAATGACCCTGCGGCAGCGTGGTTTCAAATGCCAGAAATTTTTCCCCGCGACAGTGGCGGGCGGTATGCCTGCGTTGAAGGCCATCGGCGCACCGATCCAGGATGTTCAGTTCTGCCCGACCGGCGGAATTTCCGAATCCAATGCCGCCGATTTCCTGTCGTTGAAGAATGTCACCTGCGTCGGCGGTTCCTGGATCGCGGCAGGCGATCTGGTCAAGGTAGGGGACTGGGCGGAAATCACCCGACGCGCCAAGGCGGCTTCCCAAATCCGGTAG
- a CDS encoding helix-turn-helix domain-containing protein: protein MQPPVPELGEALKQSRKGRRLTLEQLAERSGVSKSMLSQIERGKVNPTFAVLWNLSSALGVEISDLISGASEAVNSDVVEHMKGYSTPEIRSQDGKCLLRILNPARSALNMEWYELLYEPGGELDSDAHAEGTWEHLTVLDGTLQVHVADRVFTVEAGETLRYDVGQPHRIANASGASARALLVVALPGQYGGQRQT, encoded by the coding sequence ATGCAGCCACCGGTTCCTGAATTGGGAGAAGCCCTGAAACAGTCCCGCAAGGGGCGGCGTCTGACGCTGGAGCAACTGGCGGAACGCAGCGGCGTTTCAAAATCCATGCTGTCCCAGATTGAACGGGGCAAGGTGAACCCCACCTTTGCCGTGCTCTGGAACCTGTCGTCGGCTTTGGGGGTGGAAATCAGCGACCTGATCAGCGGAGCCTCCGAGGCGGTCAATTCCGACGTGGTTGAGCATATGAAGGGCTATTCCACACCGGAAATCCGAAGCCAGGATGGAAAATGTCTGCTGCGCATTCTCAACCCGGCGCGCAGCGCATTGAATATGGAATGGTATGAGTTGCTCTACGAACCGGGGGGGGAGCTGGATTCCGATGCCCATGCCGAAGGCACCTGGGAGCATCTGACCGTTCTGGACGGCACATTGCAGGTCCATGTCGCAGACCGCGTCTTTACGGTGGAGGCGGGTGAAACCCTTCGCTATGACGTTGGTCAGCCGCATCGCATTGCCAATGCTTCCGGCGCATCTGCGCGGGCGCTGCTGGTTGTGGCACTGCCCGGCCAGTATGGCGGCCAAAGGCAGACGTAG
- a CDS encoding DNA polymerase Y family protein — MTQRFLYIWLPRLATDRYIRKPPPHETAERLRTQPFAVTRTDANTVRLVGVNKVALRQNLLPGMLLADARAIQPALITLSARRDEDFQTLHSLSRWADRYAPWVAVETRPADLPDIGDGGLWLNITGCAHLFGGEQAMLKQIIADSAQFGFDCRLGLADTTGAAWAIARYDETGDLLEAGQTRTGLEPLPLEALRLNANNVQLLNRLGLHRVGDLYPLPRANLTARAGGQVLRRLDQALGRLPEHLAYNQPPQHHCRRQPWPEPLGDGAILRETTRPLLEQLCTELKEQDKGIRQLVLRYRRVDNSVALLTVSTSTPTVSPDHLQRLLDERLPEIDPGFGVDETLAWARRIDPLATRQTDMETAESAGDQVALGALVDRLSHRMGPNRIHRPGFKESHRPERLYRPQAPFGKAQDSPWPTLPPRPLRLFDRPEPVTVETSPGQTLPKQFIWRRVCLQAQEVTGPERIGPEWWRQLGDKPLAGTRDYFRVRDQKGRRLWLCRERAKAGENWFIHGIFG, encoded by the coding sequence ATGACACAGAGGTTCCTTTATATCTGGCTGCCACGGCTGGCAACGGACCGGTATATCCGCAAGCCGCCGCCGCATGAGACAGCCGAACGGCTCAGAACACAGCCCTTTGCCGTCACCCGCACCGACGCCAACACAGTGCGCCTGGTCGGCGTCAACAAAGTCGCTCTCAGGCAAAATCTGCTGCCGGGCATGTTGCTGGCCGACGCACGAGCCATTCAACCAGCCCTCATCACCCTGTCCGCGCGCCGGGATGAGGATTTCCAGACCCTTCACAGTCTGTCGCGCTGGGCGGACCGCTATGCCCCTTGGGTCGCGGTGGAAACGCGGCCTGCGGATCTGCCCGATATCGGTGACGGCGGCTTGTGGCTAAACATCACCGGCTGTGCCCATCTCTTTGGCGGTGAACAAGCCATGTTGAAACAGATCATAGCCGATAGCGCGCAATTCGGTTTCGACTGCCGCCTGGGCCTGGCTGATACCACAGGGGCCGCCTGGGCCATCGCCCGCTATGACGAAACCGGTGACCTCCTGGAAGCAGGACAGACCCGCACCGGCCTGGAGCCCCTGCCGCTGGAGGCACTGCGCCTGAACGCGAACAATGTGCAATTGCTCAACCGCCTTGGCCTGCATCGGGTGGGTGACCTTTATCCCCTGCCACGAGCCAACCTGACGGCACGTGCCGGAGGGCAGGTCCTGCGCCGCCTGGATCAGGCCCTGGGCCGCCTGCCGGAACATCTGGCCTATAACCAGCCACCACAGCATCATTGCCGCCGCCAACCCTGGCCGGAACCGCTGGGCGACGGTGCAATCCTGCGGGAAACCACCCGCCCCCTGCTGGAACAGCTCTGCACCGAATTGAAGGAACAGGACAAGGGTATCCGGCAACTGGTGCTGCGCTATCGCCGGGTCGACAATTCCGTCGCCCTGCTGACCGTCAGCACCAGCACGCCGACCGTCAGTCCCGATCACTTACAAAGGCTGCTGGACGAACGGCTGCCGGAAATCGACCCCGGTTTCGGGGTTGATGAAACCCTGGCCTGGGCCCGCCGGATAGACCCCCTCGCCACCCGGCAGACAGATATGGAAACGGCAGAGAGTGCGGGAGATCAGGTCGCCCTGGGCGCCCTGGTTGACCGCCTGTCCCATCGCATGGGGCCAAACCGCATCCACCGCCCTGGCTTCAAGGAAAGCCACCGGCCGGAACGGCTGTACCGGCCGCAAGCCCCCTTCGGTAAGGCCCAGGACAGCCCCTGGCCGACCCTCCCGCCACGCCCTTTGCGCCTGTTTGACCGGCCAGAACCGGTCACGGTGGAAACTTCTCCGGGCCAAACCCTGCCGAAACAATTCATCTGGCGACGGGTTTGCCTGCAGGCTCAGGAAGTAACCGGCCCTGAGCGGATCGGGCCGGAATGGTGGCGGCAATTGGGGGACAAACCGCTTGCCGGAACGCGGGACTATTTCCGGGTCCGCGACCAGAAAGGCCGCCGCCTGTGGCTTTGCCGGGAACGCGCAAAGGCTGGTGAGAACTGGTTCATCCACGGCATATTCGGGTGA
- a CDS encoding YciI family protein, with protein sequence MPETLNLFLIDLTYVKPVEEIDPLLDAHYAFLDRQYADGIFLASGPKVPRTGGAIIARGTDRAALEEILTQDPFFQAKVAEYTVTEFIPKRHAVSLQEALTATD encoded by the coding sequence ATGCCGGAAACACTGAATCTGTTTCTCATCGACCTCACCTATGTAAAGCCGGTTGAGGAGATTGATCCGTTGCTTGACGCGCATTACGCCTTTCTCGACCGGCAATATGCCGACGGCATTTTCCTGGCATCGGGACCGAAGGTCCCGCGGACGGGCGGTGCCATCATCGCCCGTGGCACGGATCGCGCGGCCCTGGAGGAAATTCTGACGCAAGACCCCTTCTTCCAGGCCAAGGTCGCAGAGTACACGGTTACAGAATTCATTCCAAAACGACATGCCGTCTCTCTGCAGGAAGCGCTGACAGCAACCGATTGA
- a CDS encoding ImuA family protein has protein sequence MSSKLEIARHALRQAERQWAVHANLVETAGLALDIPVLDQCFPQGLACPALHEVHGVTADGAATGFARHLAQQAGARFQKPVFWLHSPSVLDSGGLYPPALQAGFSHGLYFIDSPHPRDSFWALEEILRSGQAAAVVAEAPLPDLTASRRLQLAAEDGNGMAFLLCPETDRDSLPSTAARSRWQVTGNEDGWQVSLLRGQGMRPGHWSIERNDTEVPLYLAATAGNGPVYPQAAAA, from the coding sequence ATGTCGAGTAAACTGGAAATTGCACGCCACGCCTTGCGCCAGGCCGAACGGCAATGGGCCGTCCATGCCAATCTGGTGGAAACCGCCGGGTTGGCATTGGATATCCCGGTGCTGGACCAGTGTTTTCCGCAGGGGCTTGCCTGTCCCGCATTGCATGAAGTGCATGGGGTAACTGCCGACGGCGCCGCGACCGGCTTTGCCCGTCATCTGGCGCAACAGGCCGGTGCACGTTTTCAAAAGCCGGTCTTCTGGCTGCACAGCCCGTCCGTTCTGGACAGTGGCGGTCTTTATCCCCCGGCCCTGCAGGCGGGTTTCAGCCACGGTCTTTATTTCATCGACAGCCCTCATCCCCGCGACAGCTTCTGGGCGTTGGAGGAAATCCTGCGGTCCGGTCAGGCAGCCGCCGTGGTGGCGGAGGCCCCTCTTCCCGACCTGACCGCAAGCCGACGCCTGCAACTTGCCGCGGAGGACGGCAACGGCATGGCCTTCCTGCTCTGCCCTGAAACAGATCGTGACAGCCTGCCATCAACCGCGGCACGCAGCCGCTGGCAGGTTACCGGCAATGAGGACGGATGGCAGGTTTCCCTGCTGCGTGGGCAAGGCATGCGCCCCGGCCATTGGAGCATCGAACGAAATGACACAGAGGTTCCTTTATATCTGGCTGCCACGGCTGGCAACGGACCGGTATATCCGCAAGCCGCCGCCGCATGA
- a CDS encoding sugar kinase, which yields MTSVGIIGECMVELFDTGDGLYRRTYGGDTLNTAVYLARCGGSDIDVHYATILGDDSLSQEMVDGWQAEGIRTDLVERLAGTVPGLYLIQTDETGERSFLYWRNEAPAKKLFQTDNAEALETALMKRDWLYFSGISLAILPPAGRAKLFALLDRFRARGGKVAYDGNYRPRLWPEEEARDAMVEAYRRCDLALPSYDDECALWQDEDEQAVLGRLWSYGCTEIVLKCGTDPCWVISAGAQRSFDVSAVTGVVDTTAAGDSFNAGYLASRTTGGDVPQAVAAGQAVAAQVIQQKGAIVPILIPEIVKAS from the coding sequence ATGACTTCTGTCGGTATTATCGGCGAATGTATGGTGGAATTGTTCGATACGGGCGATGGCCTGTATCGGCGTACCTATGGCGGCGATACGCTGAATACGGCTGTCTATCTGGCACGTTGTGGCGGCAGCGACATTGATGTGCATTACGCCACGATCCTGGGCGATGACAGTCTCAGCCAGGAGATGGTCGACGGCTGGCAGGCGGAAGGCATCAGGACCGATCTGGTGGAGCGTCTGGCTGGCACCGTGCCGGGCCTTTATCTGATCCAGACCGATGAGACAGGAGAACGCAGCTTCCTGTATTGGCGTAACGAGGCACCGGCGAAGAAACTGTTCCAGACTGATAATGCCGAGGCGCTGGAAACCGCGCTGATGAAGCGGGACTGGTTGTATTTTTCCGGGATCAGTCTGGCGATCTTGCCACCAGCGGGGCGTGCGAAGCTCTTTGCCCTGCTGGACCGGTTCCGTGCCAGGGGCGGCAAGGTGGCCTATGACGGCAACTACCGCCCGCGGCTTTGGCCGGAGGAAGAGGCGCGGGACGCAATGGTGGAGGCTTATCGGCGCTGTGATCTGGCGTTGCCGTCCTATGATGATGAGTGCGCGCTTTGGCAGGATGAGGACGAACAGGCGGTGTTGGGCCGCCTCTGGTCCTATGGTTGTACGGAAATTGTGCTGAAATGCGGGACTGATCCCTGTTGGGTGATCAGCGCTGGCGCGCAGCGGAGTTTCGATGTGTCTGCCGTGACCGGGGTCGTGGATACGACGGCCGCAGGCGACAGTTTCAATGCGGGTTATCTGGCAAGTCGGACCACGGGCGGCGATGTTCCACAGGCTGTGGCCGCGGGGCAGGCGGTCGCCGCCCAGGTGATCCAGCAAAAAGGGGCGATTGTGCCCATTCTTATTCCGGAAATCGTGAAGGCGTCTTGA
- a CDS encoding substrate-binding periplasmic protein, with translation MVVAWMLALLVGGSVSAIAESGRSLVLSGIENDLIHKTAADVLVVAYGRIGVSVTFRWVPGKRALTEANRERTDGDIARIAGTEKKYPNLTPVSTPITYFTAVAFTTLDISDDIRSWDDLKSYRVGVRYGVRYAKEATEGMKRQFGKTIPELFRYLIRDYVDVVVVAEAPGLVSAAVDFPNAGIHRVGQPLHTVPLYHYLTLRNKDLVPKLDAVLQEMTASGELDRIRLRALDRLIVAY, from the coding sequence ATGGTTGTCGCATGGATGCTGGCCTTGCTGGTGGGCGGAAGTGTTTCGGCCATTGCAGAAAGTGGCAGATCATTGGTCCTTTCCGGGATTGAGAATGATCTGATCCACAAGACCGCTGCGGATGTTCTGGTCGTTGCCTATGGTCGTATCGGTGTCTCTGTCACATTCCGTTGGGTTCCGGGGAAACGCGCCTTGACGGAGGCCAACAGGGAACGGACCGACGGTGACATTGCCCGGATCGCCGGGACAGAGAAAAAATATCCAAACCTGACGCCGGTTTCCACGCCGATTACATATTTTACTGCTGTTGCCTTTACGACATTGGACATAAGCGATGATATCCGGTCCTGGGATGACCTGAAATCATACCGGGTCGGCGTGCGCTATGGGGTCCGCTACGCCAAAGAGGCGACGGAGGGCATGAAGCGGCAATTTGGAAAAACGATCCCCGAGTTATTCCGATATCTTATACGAGATTATGTGGATGTGGTGGTTGTGGCCGAAGCGCCGGGGCTGGTCTCGGCCGCGGTCGATTTCCCCAATGCCGGTATCCATAGAGTAGGGCAGCCGTTGCATACGGTGCCGCTTTATCATTATCTGACCCTCAGGAATAAGGATCTGGTGCCCAAGTTGGATGCGGTGCTGCAGGAAATGACAGCAAGCGGAGAACTGGACAGAATCCGGCTTCGAGCCCTGGACCGGCTGATTGTGGCATATTGA
- a CDS encoding GlxA family transcriptional regulator: protein MRQDVISKSDMSVSNSAETRRIGYLLIPRFSMLSLASVVETLREVNRQAERTLYELSLISEDGEAVPASCGMPIQVEKGIHDKADYDMVMVLAGFNPHHASNAVYSWLRRLSRHGTAIAGISTGAHVLATAGLLDGYRATIHWENATSALEEFPDVEWTGNLIEIDRDRYTCSGGAATLDLMLNIINRHYDANLTSKVANQFQHERVRSPLDEQKTLEQQRLRVKSEKLHHVINIMEHNIEETIPLDELASSVGLSRRQLERLFRLYLGCSPGKYYRDVRLNKARSLLIQTNKPIIEVAMATGFVSISHFTQIYRGKFGLTPREARYSAL from the coding sequence GTGCGACAGGACGTTATTTCAAAATCGGATATGTCCGTATCAAATTCTGCGGAAACCAGAAGGATCGGCTATCTCCTCATTCCCCGTTTTTCCATGCTGTCTTTGGCATCCGTTGTGGAAACCCTGCGCGAGGTCAACCGTCAGGCGGAAAGGACGCTTTATGAGCTGTCCCTGATCTCGGAGGACGGTGAGGCCGTTCCCGCCAGTTGCGGCATGCCGATCCAGGTTGAAAAGGGCATTCACGACAAGGCGGATTATGACATGGTCATGGTCCTGGCCGGGTTTAATCCCCATCACGCCTCCAACGCGGTCTATTCCTGGCTGCGCCGTCTCAGCCGCCACGGCACGGCCATTGCGGGGATCAGCACCGGCGCACATGTTCTTGCCACCGCCGGGTTGCTCGACGGCTACCGCGCCACCATCCACTGGGAAAACGCCACCTCCGCCCTGGAGGAATTTCCCGACGTGGAATGGACCGGCAACCTGATCGAGATCGACCGGGACCGCTATACCTGTTCCGGCGGGGCGGCGACACTGGACCTGATGCTCAACATCATCAACCGGCATTACGACGCCAATCTAACCTCCAAGGTCGCCAACCAGTTCCAGCATGAGCGCGTGCGCTCCCCGCTCGACGAACAGAAGACATTGGAACAACAGCGCCTGCGCGTGAAAAGCGAGAAGCTGCACCACGTCATCAACATCATGGAACATAATATCGAGGAGACGATCCCGCTGGATGAACTCGCCTCCTCCGTCGGCCTGTCCCGGCGTCAGCTGGAACGCCTGTTCCGGCTTTACCTGGGCTGTTCACCCGGCAAATATTATCGCGATGTGCGGCTGAACAAGGCGCGTTCCCTGCTGATCCAGACGAACAAGCCGATCATCGAGGTAGCTATGGCGACAGGCTTTGTCTCCATCTCCCATTTCACCCAGATTTATCGCGGAAAATTCGGTCTCACCCCAAGAGAAGCGCGGTATAGCGCCCTATAA